One window from the genome of Amaranthus tricolor cultivar Red isolate AtriRed21 chromosome 9, ASM2621246v1, whole genome shotgun sequence encodes:
- the LOC130823267 gene encoding uncharacterized protein LOC130823267 has translation MSVLELKCLKASLEIFRKAKEDTWAHLMKTDAVTSKIRTTIEGGMILRVGRGNFILFWHDKWCDLGPLKGAFPRLFSTSTQKNMFIAQMGSWHEGSWAWNLRWRRGLYDWELEDIARLAQIIQHKQPTNDSDALIWRGSGNSSFHVKSISDKIHESSAPLIPKQSVVSIWQSYTPPRAQLTVWLAHLEKLKTSAILLEKGIIDPQQALCPFCNLEIETNSHVLFTCSFSWSIWMEVLNWWGISGVLHKDCEKFCVEWNGLMKGRKWDKL, from the coding sequence ATGTCGGTTCTTGAACTCAAATGCCTCAAAGCTTCTTTGGAGATCTTTAGAAAGGCTAAGGAAGACACATGGGCCCACCTGATGAAAACTGATGCCGTCACATCAAAGATCAGAACGACAATCGAGGGGGGGATGATCTTGAGGGTTGGAAGAGGTAACTTTATCCTTTTCTGGCACGATAAATGGTGCGATCTGGGCCCACTTAAAGGAGCTTTCCCTAGGCTATTTTCCACATCCACACAGAAGAACATGTTCATAGCACAAATGGGGTCTTGGCACGAAGGATCATGGGCGTGGAACCTAAGATGGCGGAGAGGCTTGTATGACTGGGAACTTGAGGATATAGCAAGGCTAGCACAAATCATCCAGCACAAACAGCCCACAAACGACTCTGATGCACTCATCTGGAGGGGGTCAGGTAACTCATCCTTTCATGTAAAGAGCATCTCTGATAAAATCCACGAATCGTCGGCCCCACTCATCCCCAAACAATCTGTTGTATCAATATGGCAAAGTTATACCCCTCCCAGAGCACAGCTGACGGTCTGGTTGGCACACCTGGAAAAGCTAAAAACCAGTGCTATCTTATTAGAGAAAGGTATAATCGACCCCCAGCAGGCACTTTGCCCCTTTTGCAATCTTGAAATTGAAACTAATTCCCACGTGCTGTTCACCTGTTCATTCTCTTGGAGTATCTGGATGGAAGTATTAAATTGGTGGGGTATCTCGGGTGTCCTACATAAGGACTGCGAGAAATTCTGTGTTGAATGGAATGGCCTAATGAAAGGCCGAAAATGGGATAAACTCTAG